One segment of Phragmites australis chromosome 13, lpPhrAust1.1, whole genome shotgun sequence DNA contains the following:
- the LOC133889321 gene encoding uncharacterized protein LOC133889321, translating into MALSSIFRRVNIKDLVSNVSVYTSATESSGGMGLVFRRWATKKAAGSTKNGRDSNPKYLGVKKFGGEKVEPGNIIVRQRGTRFHPGNYVGMGKDHTLFCLKEGHVRFERNKLTGRKWVHVDPVAGHVLHPVYASGSTSAADMEAQLL; encoded by the exons ATGGCTTTATCATCAATTTTCAGGAGAGTAAATATCAAAGATCTGGTCTCAAATGTTTCGGTGTACACTAGCGCAACAG AGTCATCTGGAGGAATGGGCTTGGTATTTAGACGCTGGGCCACCAAAAAGGCTGCTGGATCCACAAAAAATGGCCGTGACTCCAATCCTAAGTATTTGGGTGTTAAGAAGTTTGGTGGAGAG AAAGTGGAACCAGGAAACATCATTGTCCGCCAAAGAGGAACACGCTTCCATCCTGGGAACTACGTTGGCATGGGGAAGGATCACACTCTCTTCTGCCTGAAGGAAGGCCACGTGCGGTTTGAGCGCAACAAACTAACTGGCAGGAAATGGGTTCATGTTGACCCTGTTGCTGGTCATGTTCTCCACCCTGTCTACGCCAGCGGCTCGACTTCTGCAGCTGACATGGAGGCGCAATTGCTGTGA
- the LOC133889364 gene encoding FACT complex subunit SPT16 yields the protein MADNAKVHPGSGDYTINLENFSKRLKVFYDHWKEHKSDLWGSSDAIAIATPPPSEDLRYLKSSALDIWLLGYEFPETILVFTHKQIHVLCSQKKANLIGTLKKAANEAAGADIVLHVKAKNGDGADLMDDILHAVRNQSKSDNPIVGHIAKEAPEGKLLETWADKLSGSSVRLTDVTYGFSELFAVKDSTEITCVKKAAYLTSSVLKNFVVPKLEKVIDEEKKISHSSLMDDTEKAILDPLKVKVKLKAENVDICYPPVFQSGGKFDLKPGASSNDDSLYYDSASVIICAIGSKYSSYCSNVARTYLIDATPTQSKAYETLLKAHEAAVEALKPGNQMSAVYHAAVAVVERDAPELLPNLTKSAGTGIGLEFRESGLNLNAKNDRPIKQGMIFNVSLGLHNVQAETTNEKTKQFSLLLADTVLVSEKGYDILTAPCSKAVKDVAYSFNEDEEDVPVVKVEAKTTEVVPTKATLRSDNQEMSKEELRRQHQAELARQKNEEIARRLAGGSGSGEGRGPARASNELVAYKNVNDVPYARELVIQVDQKNEAVLLPIYGSMVPFHVSTIKSVTSHQDNRTCTIRVFFNVPGMPFSNDNKLNSQGAIYLKEITFRSKDPRHSSEVVQHIKTLRRQVASRESERAERATLVTQEKLQMGNNRMKMMRLSDVWIRPAFGGRGRKLTGNLEAHFNGFRYSTSRADERVDIMFGNIKHAFFQPAEKEMITLLHFHLHNHIMVGNKKTKDVQFYVEVMDVVQTLGGSRRSALDPDEIEEEQRERDRKNRINMDFQNFVNKVNDHWSQPQLKGMDLEFDVPLRELGFHGVPYKASAFIIPTSTCLVELIETPFLVVSLSEIEIVNLERVGFGTKNFDMAIVFKDFKKDVLRIDSIPSTSLDAIKEWLDTTDLKYYESRLNLNWRPILKTIIDDPQKFIDDGGWEFLNMEASDSETEETGESDQGYEPSDAEPESESEDDDSDSESLVESDDDDEESDENSEEEKGKTWEELEREASNADRENGAESDSEEERRRRKVKTFSKSRAPERSSFKGVPPSKKPKFR from the coding sequence ATGGCTGATAACGCAAAGGTACATCCTGGATCTGGAGACTATACAATCAATCTAGAGAACTTCAGTAAGCGGCTGAAGGTATTCTATGACCATTGGAAAGAACACAAGTCTGATCTTTGGGGTTCTTCTGATGCTATTGCCATTGCTACCCCACCTCCTTCTGAGGATCTTCGTTATTTGAAATCCTCAGCTCTGGATATCTGGTTACTCGGATATGAATTCCCGGAAACCATACTTGTCTTCACGCACAAGCAGATACATGTCTTATGCAGCCAGAAGAAAGCAAATCTCATCGGGACTCTCAAGAAGGCTGCAAATGAGGCTGCTGGTGCTGACATTGTCTTGCATGTGAAAGCTAAGAATGGGGATGGTGCCGACTTGATGGATGACATATTGCATGCTGTCCGTAATCAGTCGAAATCAGACAATCCGATTGTTGGGCACATTGCAAAAGAGGCACCTGAGGGTAAGCTTCTTGAAACATGGGCGGACAAGTTATCTGGGTCATCTGTCCGACTTACAGATGTAACATATGGTTTCTCTGAGCTTTTTGCTGTGAAGGATTCCACAGAGATCACATGTGTGAAGAAGGCTGCTTACTTAACTTCATCTGTACTGAAAAATTTTGTGGTTCCAAAGTTGGAGAAGGTTATTGATGAGGAGAAGAAAATCTCGCACTCTTCATTGATGGATGACACAGAGAAGGCTATTCTTGATCCTCTGAAGGTcaaggtgaagctgaaggctgaAAATGTTGATATATGCTATCCTCCAGTCTTTCAAAGTGGGGGAAAGTTTGATCTCAAGCCTGGTGCCTCTAGCAATGATGACTCTCTCTACTATGATTCGGCAAGTGTTATCATCTGTGCAATTGGGTCCAAATACAGTAGCTATTGTTCAAATGTTGCCCGAACATATCTGATAGATGCCACCCCTACGCAGAGTAAGGCATATGAGACCCTTCTGAAAGCTCATGAAGCTGCTGTAGAAGCATTGAAACCAGGCAATCAGATGAGTGCGGTTTATCATGCTGCAGTGGCAGTTGTTGAGAGAGATGCCCCTGAACTACTTCCTAATCTAACAAAGTCAGCTGGAACTGGAATAGGCCTCGAATTCCGAGAATCTGGCTTAAATCTGAATGCCAAGAACGATCGTCCGATAAAACAGGGAATGATTTTCAATGTCTCCCTTGGTTTGCATAATGTCCAGGCAGAGACCACCAATGAGAAGACAAAGCAGTTTTCACTGTTATTAGCTGACACGGTTTTGGTTAGTGAAAAAGGATATGATATCTTAACAGCACCTTGCTCCAAGGCTGTTAAGGATGTTGCATATTCGTTCaatgaagatgaggaagatGTTCCTGTGGTGAAGGTAGAGGCGAAGACCACCGAGGTGGTGCCAACCAAGGCAACACTCAGGTCAGACAACCAGGAGATGTCCAAGGAAGAGCTCCGGAGACAGCACCAGGCTGAACTTGCTCGTCAAAAGAATGAAGAGATTGCTAGAAGGCTTGCTGGGGGTTCTGGTTCTGGTGAGGGACGTGGTCCCGCGAGGGCCTCAAATGAGCTTGTTGCATACAAGAATGTTAATGATGTACCATATGCAAGAGAGTTGGTGATACAGGTAGATCAGAAGAATGAAGCTGTCCTGTTACCTATTTATGGCAGCATGGTTCCTTTCCATGTTTCTACCATTAAGAGTGTGACAAGCCACCAGGACAACCGCACCTGCACTATCCGCGTTTTCTTCAACGTGCCTGGCATGCCATTCTCAAATGATAACAAGCTGAATTCTCAAGGTGCTATCTACTTGAAAGAAATTACATTCCGCTCGAAAGATCCACGGCATAGCAGTGAAGTTGTTCAGCATATCAAAACATTGAGGAGGCAAGTTGCTTCAAGGGAGTCAGAGAGAGCTGAAAGGGCAACCCTTGTTACCCAGGAGAAACTACAGATGGGAAACAACagaatgaagatgatgagacTTTCTGATGTGTGGATACGGCCTGCATTTGGTGGTCGTGGGAGAAAGCTTACAGGAAATCTTGAGGCACATTTCAATGGTTTCAGGTACTCTACGTCAAGGGCTGATGAGCGAGTGGACATCATGTTCGGGAATATAAAGCATGCCTTTTTCCAGCCTGCAGAAAAAGAAATGATTACCCTCCTTCATTTCCATTtgcacaatcatatcatggttGGAAACAAGAAGACAAAGGATGTCCAGTTTTATGTTGAAGTGATGGATGTTGTCCAGACTCTTGGTGGCAGTAGGAGGTCGGCACTTGATCCTGATGAGATTGAAGAAGAGCAGCGTGAGAGGGATCGAAAGAACAGAATAAACATGGATTTCCAGAACTTTGTGAACAAGGTTAATGACCACTGGTCACAGCCACAGTTGAAAGGGATGGATCTGGAGTTTGATGTCCCTCTTAGAGAGCTTGGGTTTCATGGGGTTCCATATAAAGCTTCAGCTTTCATCATTCCAACTTCTACTTGTTTGGTTGAGCTGATTGAGACTCCCTTCCTGGTGGTGAGCCTGAGTGAGATAGAGATTGTTAATCTGGAGAGGGTGGGTTTTGGAACGAAGAATTTTGACATGGCTATTGTGTTTAAGGACTTTAAGAAGGATGTCCTTCGCATCGATTCCATTCCTTCGACATCTCTTGATGCGATAAAGGAGTGGCTGGACACAACCGACCTCAAGTACTACGAGAGCAGGCTGAACCTGAACTGGCGTCCTATTCTGAAAACCATCATTGACGATCCACAAAAGTTCATCGATGATGGTGGTTGGGAGTTCTTGAATATGGAGGCGAGTGACTCTGAGACTGAGGAAACAGGGGAATCAGACCAGGGTTACGAGCCCTCTGATGCTGAACCTGAGTCTGAATCAGaagatgatgactccgacagtGAGTCCTTGGTGGAATCAGACGACGATGACGAGGAGTCCGATGAAAactcggaggaggagaagggcaaGACCTGGGAGGAGCTGGAACGCGAGGCGAGCAATGCGGACCGGGAGAACGGCGCTGAGTCAGACAgcgaagaggagaggaggcgccGCAAGGTGAAAACCTTCAGCAAGTCCCGTGCACCGGAGCGCAGCAGCTTCAAGGGTGTGCCGCCCTCGAAGAAGCCAAAGTTCAGGTGA